A stretch of Paludisphaera borealis DNA encodes these proteins:
- a CDS encoding sugar transferase translates to MNDSLEIVGRKRSEAVAGASRKRIVLVGARRDARRLLRDMDAGPVPIIGFIDTGHDHKSSPRFRSRHLAVNQRTSPLPVLGNINRVDELVDQARATHVVVALSRKPKKHLRPRLAKLTNSRVRVHWISAASGGLDLSGLDLDGETPERRSPFGDWSWPIVRLRKWARSDGARLAKRIADIVVSVMILTLLAPLFLIVAVAILLQSGRPIFYTQERVGQGGRRFRIIKFRSMKSDAEDVTGPIWASDHDTRCTRIGDWLRSTNVDELPQLFNVLKGEMSLVGPRPERPVFVDQFSHEMPDYNLRHAVPSGMTGWAQVHGWRGRTSLRKRIQYDLDYINRWSFLLDFQILFMTLQHVAWGKTSWNLSRTAKKPEA, encoded by the coding sequence ATGAATGATTCCCTGGAGATCGTGGGACGAAAACGATCGGAAGCCGTCGCGGGAGCGTCGCGAAAGCGGATCGTCCTCGTCGGCGCACGTCGCGACGCGCGGAGGCTGCTCCGCGACATGGACGCCGGTCCGGTCCCGATCATCGGCTTCATCGACACCGGCCACGACCACAAGTCGAGCCCGCGGTTCCGCAGCCGGCACCTCGCCGTCAACCAGCGGACCAGCCCGCTCCCCGTGCTCGGCAACATCAACCGCGTCGACGAGCTGGTCGACCAGGCCCGGGCCACGCACGTCGTGGTCGCCCTCTCCAGAAAGCCGAAGAAGCATCTCCGGCCCCGGCTTGCCAAGCTCACCAACTCGCGGGTCCGCGTCCACTGGATCTCGGCAGCGTCGGGCGGCCTCGATCTGTCCGGCCTCGACCTCGACGGCGAGACCCCGGAGCGCCGTTCCCCGTTCGGCGACTGGTCATGGCCGATCGTCCGACTGCGTAAATGGGCTCGCTCGGATGGGGCAAGGCTGGCCAAGCGGATCGCCGACATCGTCGTCTCCGTGATGATCCTGACCCTGCTCGCGCCCCTGTTCCTGATCGTCGCGGTCGCCATCCTGCTGCAATCCGGGAGGCCGATCTTCTACACCCAGGAACGCGTGGGGCAGGGGGGACGGCGGTTCCGGATCATCAAGTTCCGGAGCATGAAGAGCGACGCCGAGGATGTGACCGGGCCGATCTGGGCCTCGGACCACGACACTCGCTGCACCCGCATCGGCGACTGGCTCCGGAGCACGAACGTCGACGAGCTTCCCCAGCTTTTCAACGTCCTCAAGGGCGAGATGAGCCTGGTCGGGCCGCGCCCCGAGCGCCCGGTCTTCGTCGACCAGTTCTCCCACGAGATGCCCGACTACAACCTCCGCCACGCGGTCCCCAGCGGCATGACCGGCTGGGCCCAGGTGCATGGCTGGCGCGGGCGGACCTCGCTCCGCAAGCGAATCCAGTACGACCTCGACTACATCAACCGCTGGTCGTTCTTGCTCGACTTCCAGATTCTGTTCATGACCCTCCAGCACGTCGCGTGGGGAAAAACATCGTGGAATCTCTCTCGAACGGCGAAAAAGCCGGAAGCGTGA
- a CDS encoding glycosyltransferase family 2 protein: protein MIVVNYDGWPDVLSLVSRLEDEPEFLSGACQVVVVDNASLGPLPESPALHRPGLQLVLRPDNGGFGVGVNAGWRQSRGRWLLLLNPDVDVEPGTLGRIFDRIDALDALPGDPPGVVGFGLRNSDGSSQGSVGVFPSLARTVFEQFLPRSRRKYQVDGRIRFGPVDWVTGACMLVNTRMMTELGGFDEDFFLYHEEVALCRTARDRGWRIEYDPTVSVIHRHPLQNRPVSPKMRVVIRHSKLLYFRKHTPRWQFLALAWVVALEAAAKGAWAALRGRPVERRAWRTIGHIAQRLRRGRGPRGRRVLALAEEAERGPSEPARVPEPSRRLARNAASRPAGGGVLRRESRASASRDRA from the coding sequence GTGATCGTCGTCAACTACGACGGCTGGCCCGACGTGCTCAGCCTGGTCTCCAGGCTTGAGGATGAGCCCGAATTCCTTTCGGGCGCGTGCCAGGTCGTGGTCGTCGATAATGCGTCCCTCGGCCCGCTTCCGGAGTCGCCCGCGCTTCATCGGCCGGGACTCCAGCTCGTGCTTCGGCCCGATAATGGCGGATTCGGCGTCGGTGTCAACGCGGGTTGGCGACAGTCGCGCGGTCGCTGGCTGCTTTTGCTCAATCCCGACGTCGACGTCGAGCCCGGGACGCTCGGCCGGATCTTCGATCGCATCGACGCGCTCGACGCCCTTCCCGGCGACCCGCCCGGCGTCGTCGGCTTCGGCCTTCGCAACTCGGACGGCAGCTCCCAGGGCTCGGTCGGCGTCTTTCCGAGCCTGGCGCGGACCGTCTTCGAGCAGTTCCTCCCCAGGAGTCGGCGCAAGTATCAGGTGGACGGGCGAATCCGCTTCGGACCGGTCGACTGGGTGACGGGCGCCTGCATGCTCGTGAACACTCGGATGATGACCGAGCTGGGGGGCTTCGACGAGGACTTTTTCCTCTACCACGAAGAGGTTGCCCTCTGCCGGACGGCCCGCGACCGGGGCTGGCGAATCGAGTACGATCCGACCGTCAGCGTGATTCACCGACATCCCTTGCAGAATCGGCCGGTTTCGCCCAAGATGCGGGTCGTCATCCGGCATAGCAAGCTGCTCTATTTTCGGAAGCACACGCCACGGTGGCAGTTTCTCGCCCTGGCGTGGGTGGTCGCTCTGGAAGCGGCGGCCAAGGGGGCCTGGGCGGCTCTTAGGGGGCGGCCGGTGGAGCGCCGGGCCTGGCGCACGATCGGCCATATCGCCCAGCGACTTCGCCGAGGACGTGGCCCGCGCGGTCGCCGCGTCCTCGCCCTGGCGGAGGAAGCGGAGCGTGGCCCGAGCGAGCCTGCCAGGGTGCCCGAACCGAGCAGAAGGCTCGCCCGGAACGCCGCCAGCCGGCCGGCGGGGGGCGGCGTCTTGCGACGAGAAAGCCGGGCGTCGGCGTCCCGTGATCGGGCCTGA
- a CDS encoding glycosyltransferase family 39 protein has product MTTSQHATRIALLTAFAAALLGWLAAHTEVMYADGLRYVAGAQAVERGDWKATIARAVDHPVYPLAVAAAHRLLGGGDRPQDWQTAAQVVSVGAGVLLVVPLYLVALELYGPAVAWLACLLTYMVPITGHVLADVLSEGVFLLFWTWGCWFALRFFRRGGMAWLLATLGAAGLAYMTRPEGLLLPAALAATLGLMVVRPSIRFARPVWLRATALIVVGPLVLLGPYIALKGGIGTKPAVARLFGLAPKSTAMAIERERPLDPDQSAAKAFATACRGMFRAVQGAATTPLLALAVLGLFLRSPGRDSGQARDRLFVGIVCVAWTLALVRLYATGGYCTPRHALILALPVVAAAASALVRLSELTARRFAADATEGRRRFVQATVCAACLLVGGSLWGKATLAPVNESYAGYRQAGEWLSAHTAPGAKVLDLKGWALFYGQRPGYSFGDLGQAPGDAGLGWVVAHDAFLVGPWSYCQTVRDLVGGRTPVRSFPETRRKGVSQVHVFELSPDMARSEPTDSTTRH; this is encoded by the coding sequence TTGACCACCTCGCAACACGCAACACGGATTGCGCTGCTGACGGCCTTCGCCGCCGCCCTCCTGGGATGGTTGGCCGCCCACACCGAGGTCATGTACGCCGACGGCCTGCGGTACGTCGCCGGGGCCCAGGCGGTCGAGCGCGGCGACTGGAAGGCGACGATCGCCCGCGCCGTCGATCATCCGGTCTATCCACTCGCGGTCGCCGCCGCCCATCGCCTGCTCGGAGGAGGCGATCGGCCGCAGGACTGGCAGACCGCCGCGCAGGTGGTTTCGGTCGGGGCCGGCGTCCTGCTGGTGGTCCCGCTCTACCTTGTGGCCCTCGAACTGTATGGCCCGGCCGTCGCCTGGCTCGCCTGCCTGCTGACTTACATGGTCCCGATCACCGGCCATGTGCTGGCCGACGTTCTGTCCGAGGGCGTCTTCTTGCTCTTCTGGACCTGGGGATGCTGGTTCGCGTTGCGGTTCTTCCGCCGTGGGGGCATGGCCTGGCTGCTGGCGACGCTCGGCGCGGCGGGCCTGGCCTACATGACCCGTCCCGAGGGCCTGCTCTTGCCCGCGGCCCTCGCCGCGACGCTCGGCCTGATGGTCGTCCGGCCCTCGATTCGGTTCGCCCGGCCGGTCTGGCTGCGGGCGACGGCCCTGATCGTCGTCGGCCCGCTGGTGCTTCTTGGGCCGTACATCGCGCTCAAGGGTGGGATCGGCACCAAGCCAGCCGTCGCCCGGCTGTTCGGCCTGGCACCGAAGTCGACGGCGATGGCGATCGAGCGTGAACGGCCGCTCGACCCCGACCAGTCGGCCGCCAAGGCGTTCGCGACCGCCTGCCGGGGGATGTTCCGAGCCGTCCAGGGAGCCGCCACCACGCCGTTGCTGGCGCTCGCGGTCCTCGGCCTCTTCTTGCGATCGCCCGGCCGCGATTCCGGCCAGGCGCGCGACCGGCTGTTCGTGGGGATCGTCTGCGTCGCCTGGACCTTGGCCCTCGTCCGCCTGTACGCGACGGGAGGCTACTGCACGCCTCGGCACGCCTTGATTCTGGCCCTGCCCGTGGTCGCCGCCGCCGCCAGCGCGCTCGTCCGGCTCTCGGAGCTGACCGCGCGCCGGTTCGCGGCCGACGCGACCGAGGGACGACGGCGGTTCGTCCAGGCGACGGTTTGCGCGGCGTGTCTGCTGGTCGGCGGTTCGCTCTGGGGCAAGGCGACGCTGGCCCCGGTGAACGAGAGCTACGCCGGCTATCGCCAGGCCGGGGAGTGGCTGTCGGCCCACACGGCTCCGGGGGCGAAGGTGCTCGACCTCAAGGGCTGGGCGTTGTTCTATGGTCAGCGTCCCGGCTATTCGTTCGGCGATCTCGGCCAGGCGCCGGGCGACGCCGGCCTTGGCTGGGTCGTCGCGCACGACGCTTTCCTGGTCGGCCCCTGGTCGTACTGCCAGACGGTTCGCGACCTCGTCGGCGGCCGGACCCCGGTCCGTTCGTTTCCCGAAACGCGGCGCAAAGGGGTGTCGCAAGTTCACGTCTTCGAGCTTTCGCCCGATATGGCCCGGTCCGAACCCACCGACTCGACGACGAGACATTGA
- a CDS encoding glycosyltransferase family 39 protein, with amino-acid sequence MDVAAPEREPVLEPDAIGPARHAWRIVLLMAVAALFLSWTLRHSEAQIRDGLRSIQLAQRIDEGAWRDGLVGGMDHPLHPLGIVAMHRLIGGEGPEWWQRAAVALGYAAIVLLVIPLYLLTRDLFGDRAAWLGCVLFIVNPVVGSVVVNVLSESTFLLFWTWGLWAAVRFLREGRFFWLPLALGFGVLAYLGRPEGLLLPASVVATLALLPMHPVTRINWPRWWRAIAFLAVGSLLLAGPYMAAKGTFATRPGLARVLGLEAHSSPVALEREAPLPAGQTPFETYRLASVQMFESVNANVPLAVLALAVLGLATARSGAAPARTWLFLGVLLATSAMALVRLHATAGYCSPRNALVPGMILTLIAAHGLSWVMKHVSFNGRLVGLPGERLQPGPAVWAGAMALGIVFPRFHEPLVSTPGPFNVYWDAGLWLANASKDDAQVLDLTDWSLYFSQRKGSSFAQIHEAAVDPNIRWVVALKSQAEGASTYAPALRELIGDRPPVVVVPASPQPGQVQVQIFERVAAPQIARGETSGTRR; translated from the coding sequence ATGGACGTCGCAGCGCCTGAACGAGAGCCCGTGCTCGAACCCGACGCGATCGGCCCGGCGCGGCACGCCTGGCGGATCGTCCTGCTCATGGCCGTCGCGGCCCTGTTTCTGAGCTGGACGCTCCGTCATTCCGAGGCCCAGATTCGCGACGGCCTGCGGTCGATCCAGCTCGCGCAGCGGATCGACGAAGGCGCGTGGCGCGACGGACTCGTCGGGGGGATGGACCATCCGTTGCATCCGCTGGGGATCGTCGCGATGCACCGGCTGATCGGCGGCGAAGGCCCCGAGTGGTGGCAGCGCGCGGCCGTCGCGCTCGGCTACGCGGCGATCGTCCTGCTCGTGATCCCGCTCTACCTCCTGACCCGCGACCTCTTCGGCGACCGCGCCGCGTGGCTGGGCTGCGTCCTGTTCATCGTCAACCCGGTGGTCGGATCGGTCGTCGTCAACGTGCTCAGCGAGTCGACGTTCTTGTTGTTCTGGACCTGGGGCCTGTGGGCGGCCGTGCGGTTCCTGCGCGAGGGGCGGTTCTTCTGGCTGCCGTTGGCCCTCGGTTTCGGCGTGCTCGCCTACCTGGGCCGTCCTGAAGGGCTGCTCTTGCCGGCGAGCGTGGTGGCGACGCTGGCGCTCTTGCCGATGCATCCGGTGACGCGGATCAACTGGCCGCGATGGTGGCGCGCGATCGCGTTTCTGGCCGTCGGCTCTCTGCTGCTCGCGGGTCCGTACATGGCCGCGAAGGGGACGTTCGCCACTCGTCCGGGCCTGGCGCGCGTGCTGGGTCTCGAAGCCCATTCGTCGCCGGTCGCCCTGGAGCGTGAAGCGCCGCTGCCGGCCGGTCAGACGCCGTTCGAGACGTATCGGCTGGCGAGTGTTCAGATGTTCGAATCCGTGAACGCCAACGTCCCGCTCGCGGTCCTGGCGCTGGCGGTCCTGGGCCTGGCGACGGCCCGGTCGGGCGCCGCCCCGGCGCGGACGTGGCTGTTCCTCGGCGTCTTGCTGGCGACGTCCGCGATGGCCCTGGTCCGGCTCCACGCCACGGCCGGTTACTGCTCGCCGCGCAACGCTCTGGTGCCGGGGATGATCCTGACGTTGATCGCGGCCCACGGGCTGTCGTGGGTGATGAAGCATGTGTCGTTCAACGGTCGTCTGGTCGGCCTGCCTGGCGAGCGACTGCAACCGGGGCCCGCGGTATGGGCCGGCGCGATGGCTCTCGGAATCGTGTTCCCCCGATTTCACGAGCCCCTCGTGAGCACGCCCGGGCCGTTCAACGTCTACTGGGACGCCGGGCTCTGGCTGGCGAACGCGTCGAAGGACGACGCCCAGGTTCTCGACCTCACCGACTGGTCGCTCTACTTCAGCCAGCGCAAGGGGTCATCGTTCGCGCAGATCCACGAAGCCGCCGTCGATCCGAACATCCGGTGGGTCGTCGCGCTCAAGTCGCAGGCCGAAGGAGCGTCGACCTACGCGCCGGCTCTCCGCGAGCTGATCGGCGACCGGCCCCCCGTCGTCGTCGTTCCCGCCTCACCTCAGCCGGGGCAAGTGCAGGTCCAGATCTTCGAACGCGTGGCCGCCCCTCAGATCGCCCGGGGCGAGACCTCGGGGACGCGGCGCTGA
- a CDS encoding glycosyltransferase family 39 protein, with amino-acid sequence MPQTTIRADLAGGVEARTSRSRFRRRFGVLLFALVVVRGVVLMCVLPPFEGWDEYQHVAYVQHLRDAGRAPVAGQSVVSPALLAEAVKFPHPEAAVRDLLGGVGAVGYGSFWALHQAHAAPNFRDLPVSLYQAQHGPLSYRVLQPAFSALGGVGSLRSSIAGMRLINLLLTAGAVGLAVACLRRQLLRRRDAALIGLALATHPLFLLNGVRVANDALGVFLATLTVWLGLSLSSTAANLRRSRLTMAWLATGVLTGMAVLAKATNFALVPFAGFCVLMLAIRAKADLKRSLIAGVALALGFVAVMQSEIRFNLEHYGSLSAMQEAAVNHRRGLGPADLLKTAASIPWSKTITQLWDRRMFFAGGWSFLHSHPRAVGAYRDVVAIGLFGWAWGGLVWVAGRRRGGGRLFANPGAAPACAVLVASYTAALAYHMVQSKLAWGASSTGPWYASPALPWFLTLVIVGGLRWPLGDRLRPALPLALVAASLAAEFIGLFGQMVPAYTGYASWTVAFARLSWLQPWWLGSPTLIAAAAVEVATLAALALVWRDDVRSERGGSAPRPRGLAPGDLRGGHAFEDLDLHLPRLR; translated from the coding sequence GTGCCGCAAACGACGATCAGGGCCGACCTCGCCGGCGGCGTCGAAGCTCGAACTTCCCGGTCCCGGTTCAGGCGCCGGTTCGGCGTCCTCTTGTTCGCCCTCGTCGTGGTCCGGGGCGTCGTGCTGATGTGCGTCTTGCCCCCCTTCGAAGGCTGGGACGAGTACCAGCACGTCGCCTACGTCCAGCACCTCCGCGACGCCGGCCGCGCTCCGGTCGCCGGCCAATCGGTGGTTTCGCCGGCCCTTCTGGCCGAGGCCGTGAAGTTCCCCCATCCCGAAGCGGCCGTGCGCGACCTGCTCGGCGGCGTCGGGGCCGTCGGCTACGGCTCGTTCTGGGCGTTGCACCAGGCGCACGCGGCGCCGAACTTCCGCGACCTGCCGGTCTCGCTCTATCAGGCTCAGCACGGGCCGTTGAGCTATCGCGTGCTCCAGCCGGCGTTCTCGGCGCTCGGCGGGGTCGGGTCGTTGCGGTCGTCGATCGCCGGGATGAGGCTCATCAACCTGCTGCTGACGGCGGGAGCCGTCGGGCTGGCCGTCGCCTGCCTGCGACGCCAACTCTTGCGACGCCGCGACGCGGCCCTGATCGGCCTGGCGCTCGCGACTCACCCGCTGTTCCTGCTCAACGGCGTCCGGGTCGCGAACGACGCCCTCGGCGTATTCCTGGCCACGCTCACCGTCTGGCTCGGGCTTTCGCTGTCGTCGACCGCCGCGAACCTGCGGCGCAGCCGGCTTACGATGGCCTGGCTGGCGACGGGCGTCCTCACCGGGATGGCCGTGCTGGCGAAGGCGACCAACTTCGCGCTCGTCCCCTTCGCCGGCTTCTGCGTGTTGATGCTGGCGATCCGAGCGAAGGCCGACCTGAAGCGGTCATTGATCGCCGGGGTCGCCTTGGCGCTGGGCTTCGTCGCGGTCATGCAATCGGAGATCCGGTTCAACCTCGAACACTACGGCTCGCTGAGCGCGATGCAGGAAGCCGCCGTCAACCATCGCCGAGGCCTCGGCCCGGCCGACCTTTTGAAGACGGCGGCGAGCATCCCCTGGAGCAAGACGATCACGCAGCTCTGGGATCGCCGGATGTTCTTCGCGGGCGGGTGGAGCTTCCTCCACTCCCATCCCCGGGCGGTCGGCGCGTACCGCGACGTCGTCGCGATCGGCCTGTTCGGCTGGGCCTGGGGAGGGCTCGTGTGGGTCGCCGGTCGGCGGCGAGGCGGAGGCCGACTGTTCGCCAACCCCGGCGCGGCGCCGGCCTGCGCGGTGCTGGTCGCGTCGTATACGGCGGCCCTCGCGTACCACATGGTCCAGTCGAAACTGGCCTGGGGCGCGTCGTCCACGGGCCCCTGGTACGCCAGCCCGGCGTTGCCCTGGTTCCTGACCCTGGTGATCGTCGGCGGCCTGCGGTGGCCGCTCGGCGACCGGCTCCGACCGGCCTTGCCGCTGGCCCTCGTCGCCGCGTCGCTCGCGGCCGAATTCATCGGGTTGTTCGGCCAGATGGTCCCGGCCTACACCGGCTACGCCTCATGGACCGTCGCCTTCGCTCGGCTGTCGTGGTTGCAGCCTTGGTGGCTCGGCTCGCCGACCCTGATCGCGGCGGCGGCCGTCGAGGTCGCCACGCTCGCCGCTCTCGCCCTGGTCTGGCGCGACGACGTTCGGAGCGAGCGCGGCGGCTCAGCGCCGCGTCCCCGAGGTCTCGCCCCGGGCGATCTGAGGGGCGGCCACGCGTTCGAAGATCTGGACCTGCACTTGCCCCGGCTGAGGTGA
- a CDS encoding STAS domain-containing protein, whose protein sequence is MLNFTTSEVSDVMIINFEPTEEENYDWQLSQRDWLYKLLESREDGRFAIDLTDVNYLASSEIGFLVTIKRRIDRRKGQTVIYGVSPYIMDIFRTMNLHKVLDIVENRAAALAKLKS, encoded by the coding sequence ATGCTGAACTTCACGACCAGCGAGGTGAGCGACGTCATGATCATCAACTTCGAGCCCACCGAAGAAGAGAATTACGACTGGCAGCTCAGCCAGCGCGACTGGCTATATAAGCTCCTCGAGTCGCGCGAGGACGGCCGGTTCGCCATCGACCTGACCGACGTCAATTACCTCGCCAGCTCCGAGATCGGCTTCCTGGTCACGATCAAGCGGCGGATCGATCGCCGCAAGGGGCAGACCGTGATCTACGGCGTCTCGCCCTACATCATGGACATTTTCCGGACGATGAACTTGCACAAGGTTCTCGACATCGTCGAAAACCGCGCCGCGGCCCTGGCGAAGCTCAAGTCCTGA
- a CDS encoding tetratricopeptide repeat protein — translation MGRRMVLLASTGLAMLFALASTAPVLARGGGGGGRGGGGGGMRGGGGMGGGFRGGMGGGGFRGGMPGGMGGGFRGGMPGGFRGGMPGGMGGGFRGGMPGGFRGGMPGGMVGGGMRGGMPGGFNGGMRGPSMGGGFGNAGRPGMNSQGGINFGNRGTMAGAGRPGMGSGGFGNAGRPGMNSQGGINFGNRGSMAGAGRPGMGGPSLGGRPGMNNGGSINWGNRGGGSMASVGGRPGGGPGLGGRTGGGPGMGGRTGGGVNRGNFNQTSFNRNVNVNNFGGQGMGWRNNYAGFHGNWGGGRNWGGGGWGGGGWGGGGWGGGGWGRRGWGWGGGGLGWGWGGFGFPGFGWGFGSGLGWGLGYGLGWGLGGWGWGGYGGWGGYGGWGYGGWGYGGLGMSSWLYGPMLYDWGYSNYYNPYYVVVSQPGVYDYAQPINPTAAAPDASVADQAVGLFDKGREAFKQGLYTAALDFDDQALRQLPNDPALHEFRALTLFALKRYPEAAAALYPVLSIGPGWDWATLIGLYEQPETYTTQLRALEAYVTDNPDSAPGHFLLAYHYMTQGHGEAALGQLRAATQLQPRDKISAQLLQQLEKSKREALGGQAAPAAANENPPAPRNARPGLGVPVVEALPDVAVKEGNIEGTWTAEPTPDTTITLDLSEAGKFTWKVTDHGKSRQFQGVRTNGNGLLTLAQTGADPQPPMVGRLSWKDDDHFTFTLAGGGGAGDPGLSFARSH, via the coding sequence ATGGGACGGCGAATGGTACTCCTGGCGTCGACCGGGTTGGCGATGCTTTTCGCTCTCGCATCGACGGCTCCTGTTCTGGCCCGTGGCGGCGGTGGCGGCGGACGCGGCGGCGGTGGTGGTGGAATGCGCGGTGGCGGCGGCATGGGCGGCGGATTTCGAGGCGGAATGGGCGGCGGCGGATTCCGAGGTGGAATGCCCGGCGGCATGGGCGGCGGATTTCGAGGCGGAATGCCCGGCGGGTTCCGAGGTGGGATGCCCGGCGGAATGGGCGGCGGGTTCCGAGGTGGAATGCCCGGCGGGTTCCGAGGGGGAATGCCCGGCGGAATGGTGGGCGGAGGAATGCGCGGTGGAATGCCTGGCGGCTTCAACGGGGGGATGAGAGGGCCGAGCATGGGTGGCGGCTTCGGCAACGCGGGCCGGCCCGGCATGAACAGCCAGGGGGGGATCAACTTCGGCAATCGCGGCACCATGGCCGGCGCCGGCCGCCCCGGCATGGGCAGCGGCGGCTTCGGCAACGCGGGCCGACCCGGCATGAACAGCCAGGGGGGGATCAACTTCGGCAATCGCGGCTCCATGGCCGGCGCCGGCCGCCCCGGCATGGGCGGCCCGAGCCTGGGCGGTCGTCCGGGGATGAATAATGGGGGATCGATCAACTGGGGCAACCGGGGTGGCGGCTCGATGGCCAGCGTCGGCGGTCGTCCCGGCGGCGGCCCTGGCTTGGGCGGTCGTACCGGCGGCGGTCCTGGCATGGGTGGTCGTACCGGCGGCGGCGTGAACCGGGGGAACTTCAACCAGACGAGCTTCAACCGCAACGTCAACGTCAACAACTTCGGCGGCCAGGGCATGGGATGGCGCAACAACTACGCCGGCTTCCACGGCAACTGGGGTGGTGGCCGCAACTGGGGTGGCGGCGGTTGGGGCGGTGGCGGTTGGGGTGGCGGTGGATGGGGTGGCGGCGGCTGGGGCCGTCGCGGATGGGGTTGGGGAGGCGGCGGTCTGGGGTGGGGTTGGGGAGGCTTCGGTTTTCCTGGGTTTGGTTGGGGATTCGGCAGCGGACTCGGCTGGGGCCTGGGATACGGACTCGGCTGGGGACTTGGCGGCTGGGGCTGGGGCGGCTACGGCGGTTGGGGTGGCTACGGCGGCTGGGGCTACGGCGGCTGGGGTTACGGCGGCCTCGGCATGTCGTCGTGGCTGTACGGGCCGATGCTCTACGACTGGGGGTACTCGAACTACTACAACCCCTATTACGTCGTCGTTTCGCAGCCCGGTGTGTACGACTACGCGCAGCCGATCAATCCCACGGCCGCCGCGCCCGATGCATCGGTCGCGGATCAGGCCGTGGGACTCTTCGACAAGGGGCGTGAAGCCTTCAAGCAAGGTCTGTACACGGCGGCCCTCGATTTCGATGACCAGGCGCTTCGGCAGCTTCCCAACGATCCGGCGCTGCATGAATTCCGCGCCCTGACGCTGTTCGCCCTGAAGCGTTACCCCGAGGCCGCGGCGGCCCTCTACCCGGTGCTTTCGATCGGCCCTGGATGGGACTGGGCGACCTTGATCGGACTCTATGAGCAGCCCGAGACGTACACGACCCAGCTCCGCGCGCTGGAAGCCTACGTGACCGACAATCCCGATTCGGCGCCCGGGCATTTCTTGCTCGCGTACCACTACATGACCCAGGGGCACGGCGAGGCGGCCCTCGGTCAGCTTCGGGCGGCGACGCAGCTTCAGCCCCGCGACAAGATTTCGGCCCAGTTGCTCCAGCAGCTCGAAAAGTCGAAGCGCGAGGCGCTCGGCGGCCAGGCCGCGCCCGCCGCCGCGAACGAGAACCCGCCCGCGCCGAGGAACGCCCGGCCGGGACTCGGCGTCCCGGTGGTCGAAGCGTTGCCGGACGTCGCGGTCAAGGAGGGGAACATCGAAGGGACGTGGACCGCCGAACCCACGCCCGACACGACGATCACCCTCGATCTGAGCGAAGCGGGCAAGTTCACCTGGAAGGTGACGGACCACGGCAAGTCGCGACAGTTCCAGGGCGTGCGGACCAACGGCAACGGCCTGCTGACCCTCGCCCAGACGGGCGCCGATCCCCAGCCGCCGATGGTCGGCAGGCTCTCCTGGAAAGACGACGACCACTTCACGTTCACCTTGGCCGGAGGCGGCGGCGCCGGCGATCCAGGGCTCTCATTCGCGCGATCGCATTAA